From one Branchiostoma floridae strain S238N-H82 chromosome 3, Bfl_VNyyK, whole genome shotgun sequence genomic stretch:
- the LOC118412573 gene encoding glutamate receptor ionotropic, delta-1-like isoform X2, producing MKTHGLPVSLFVLAFTGTLLQAIHGYPDKVTIGAFFEEPTIAEETAFKYAVDQINRNSSILPGVKLLYKKEVMDRSNPFLATIKVCSLMTSQIAALVSITSQSTNSVLQSMTNTMTLPHLYVPRPSCNCKVLEPKGYSLSMRPRQSQLDQALLTLIKQQHWRSIVLIYDESYDFDRLQTLIIEGTSHSWDMLILRVSSREELNSKKFRKKLRSIDERNFRYNNVVVLCSPDTTVEVLYQANEMHMVGNQYLWVIANEEISDRHLDSINITTGMITGIRKRIPTEGYHLNGYLAHLQKTHPGYSLSFLFPTLQDFPLSAAYSYDAVWALARTFDNLIRERNWTAATPLICHKPTPWLGGKNLLGSLRRNNMSGLNGPVHFNGEGYNDNAEMEILSLTTNDENITKFWAIGTWNVQGGLNLTEPAFTREIHSFENTTLTVVTLTEKPFIFKDIAEDGPPVFRGFLIDVLNELKTQLKFSYTIFETPDQKYGAKKEDGEWNGMVGQLVQKRAHIAVSALTITSEREDVVDFTKPYMDYGATILLRKPEQKYNVFAFLEPFNFQVWACILGSILIVGFILYILNRISPYSSFGTDEPDADAFNLSNSVWFAYGSLVQQGGESNPRASSGRMLSGFWWFFTLIMISTYTANLAAFLTVTRMDTPVRSVDDLAAQTSMPYGTVEDSSLYTFFKTSKIGVYERMWDFMNNSNTFVNTVEAGYDKVLSEEYAFIWENPSLDYLKLTNCDYTTIGRPFNMKGYGIALQEGMSLRDQLSISILKMQESGKMDELKGKWWPSENANCPAESSSQKSKASELGLNSVAGVFYVLALGVGISIVIVLIEIIWWLLRGEGKLKRPKPNDKIVLEEVERIEIKHIPNDSTSSNGKRKIWTHVGNSV from the exons gtgCGTTTTTTGAAGAGCCAACGATTGCAGAAGAAACAGCGTTTAAATATGCGGTCGACCAGATCAACAGAAACAGCAGCATACTCCCGGGGGTCAAACTCCTTTACAAGAAGGAAGTTATGGACAGGTCTAACCCATTTCTAGCGACCATCAAAG TCTGTTCGTTGATGACCAGCCAGATAGCAGCACTTGTCAGTATCACCAGCCAATCAACAAACAGTGTTCTCCAGTCCATGACAAACACCATGACCCTGCCACATCTTTACGTCCCGAGGCCTTCCTGTAACTGCAAGGTCCTCGAGCCGAAAGGGTACAGCCTCAGCATGAGACCTAGGCAATCACAACTCGACCAGGCGTTATTGACATTAATAAAACAGCAACACTGGAGAAGCATAGTTTTGATATACGACGAATCTTACG aTTTTGACAGACTCCAGACGTTAATAATTGAGGGCACGAGTCATTCATGGGATATGCTAATACTGAGAGTATCTTCGAGAGAAGAATTGAACAGCAAAAAATTCCGGAAGAAGCTAAGGTCCATCGACGAAAGGAACTTCAGATACAACAACGTAGTGGTGTTGTGTTCCCCTGATACAACTGTTGAAGTTTTGTACCAG GCAAATGAAATGCACATGGTCGGGAACCAGTATCTCTGGGTGATCGCTAATGAG GAAATAAGTGATCGACATTTGGACAGCATCAATATCACCACTGGCATGATCACTGGCATCAGGAAGAGAATACCAACGGAAGGGTACCACTTAAACGGCTACCTGGCACATCTTCAGAAAACGCATCCTGGATACTCGCTCAGCTTTCTCTTTCCTACGTTACAAGACTTTCCG CTATCAGCGGCGTACAGCTACGATGCAGTTTGGGCTCTGGCAAGGACCTTTGACAACCTCATCAGAGAGAGGAACTGGACAGCCGCAACTCCATTAATCTGTCATAAGCCTACTCCATGGCTGGGTGGAAAGAACCTTCTAGGCTCCTTGCGTAGG AACAACATGTCAGGCCTCAATGGACCGGTGCACTTTAACGGCGAAGGATACAACGACAATGCCGAGATGGAGATTCTAAGTCTGACGACCAACGACGAAAATATCACTAAATTCTGGGCG ATCGGGACCTGGAACGTACAGGGAGGCTTGAATCTGACTGAGCCGGCGTTTACCAGGGAGATACACAGCTTTGAGAACACCACTCTCACTGTGGTTACTCTTACG GAGAAACCGTTCATATTCAAGGACATAGCTGAAGATGGGCCACCAGTCTTTAGGGGGTTCCTCATTGATGTACTCAACGAACTGAAGACGCAGTTAAAGTTCAG CTACACCATTTTCGAAACACCGGACCAAAAGTACGGAGCTAAAAAGGAAGATGGGGAGTGGAACGGAATGGTGGGGCAGCTCGTACAAAAG AGAGCACACATTGCCGTGTCAGCCCTTACCATAACATCAGAGAGAGAAGACGTAGTGGACTTCACCAAGCCGTACATGGATTACGGAGCAACGATTCTCCTCAGGAAGCCTGAACAG AAATACAACGTTTTCGCCTTCCTGGAGCCATTCAACTTCCAAGTGTGGGCGTGCATCCTTGGGTCCATCCTGATAGTAGGGTTTATCCTGTACATCCTGAACAGGATCAGCCCCTACAGCTCCTTCGGGACGGACGAGCCTGATGCTGACGCCTTTAACCTGTCCAATAGCGTGTGGTTTGCGTATGGGTCTCTAGTTCAACAAG GTGGTGAATCGAACCCCCGTGCATCGTCGGGCCGCATGTTGAGCGGCTTCTGGTGGTTCTTCACCCTCATCATGATCTCCACCTACACCGCCAACCTCGCGGCTTTCCTCACCGTCACACGGATGGACACTCCCGTCAGATCAGTCGATGATCTCGCCGCCCAGACATCCATGCCCTACGGGACCGTAGAAGACAGTAGTCTGTACACGTTCTTCAAGACTTCTAAGATAGGCGTGTACGAACGGATGTGGGACTTCATGAACAACTCCAACACATTCGTCAATACGGTCGAGGCTGGGTATGATAAGGTCTTATCGGAGGAGTATGCTTTCATTTGGGAAAACCCTTCCTTGGACTATCTGAAGCTGACTAACTGTGACTATACCACCATAGGAAGACCGTTCAATATGAAAGGTTATGGGATTGCGCTGCAAGAAGGCATGAGCTTAAGAGATCAGCTATCTATCAG CATCCTGAAGATGCAGGAGTCTGGAAAGATGGACGAGTTAAAGGGGAAGTGGTGGCCGTCAGAGAACGCAAACTGCCCTGCCGAGTCTTCCTCACAGAAGAGCAAGGCTAGTGAGTTGGGCCTGAACAGTGTAGCAGGGGTGTTCTATGTGCTAGCTCTGGGAGTCGGGATTTCCATCGTCATCGTCCTCATAGAGATCATCTGGTGGCTGCTGCGGGGGGAGGGGAAGCTGAAACGACCGAAGCCG AATGACAAGATCGTCTTGGAAGAAGTCGAAAGAATTGAGATCAAACACATCCCGAACGACTCGACATCGAGCAACGGCAAAAGGAAGATATGGACTCACGTAGGCAATAGCGTGTAG
- the LOC118412573 gene encoding glutamate receptor ionotropic, delta-1-like isoform X1 produces the protein MKTHGLPVSLFVLAFTGTLLQAIHGYPDKVTIGAFFEEPTIAEETAFKYAVDQINRNSSILPGVKLLYKKEVMDRSNPFLATIKVCSLMTSQIAALVSITSQSTNSVLQSMTNTMTLPHLYVPRPSCNCKVLEPKGYSLSMRPRQSQLDQALLTLIKQQHWRSIVLIYDESYDFDRLQTLIIEGTSHSWDMLILRVSSREELNSKKFRKKLRSIDERNFRYNNVVVLCSPDTTVEVLYQANEMHMVGNQYLWVIANEEISDRHLDSINITTGMITGIRKRIPTEGYHLNGYLAHLQKTHPGYSLSFLFPTLQDFPLSAAYSYDAVWALARTFDNLIRERNWTAATPLICHKPTPWLGGKNLLGSLRRNNMSGLNGPVHFNGEGYNDNAEMEILSLTTNDENITKFWAIGTWNVQGGLNLTEPAFTREIHSFENTTLTVVTLTEKPFIFKDIAEDGPPVFRGFLIDVLNELKTQLKFSYTIFETPDQKYGAKKEDGEWNGMVGQLVQKRAHIAVSALTITSEREDVVDFTKPYMDYGATILLRKPEQKYNVFAFLEPFNFQVWACILGSILIVGFILYILNRISPYSSFGTDEPDADAFNLSNSVWFAYGSLVQQGGESNPRASSGRMLSGFWWFFTLIMISTYTANLAAFLTVTRMDTPVRSVDDLAAQTSMPYGTVEDSSLYTFFKTSKIGVYERMWDFMNNSNTFVNTVEAGYDKVLSEEYAFIWENPSLDYLKLTNCDYTTIGRPFNMKGYGIALQEGMSLRDQLSISILKMQESGKMDELKGKWWPSENANCPAESSSQKSKASELGLNSVAGVFYVLALGVGISIVIVLIEIIWWLLRGEGKLKRPKPKNDKIVLEEVERIEIKHIPNDSTSSNGKRKIWTHVGNSV, from the exons gtgCGTTTTTTGAAGAGCCAACGATTGCAGAAGAAACAGCGTTTAAATATGCGGTCGACCAGATCAACAGAAACAGCAGCATACTCCCGGGGGTCAAACTCCTTTACAAGAAGGAAGTTATGGACAGGTCTAACCCATTTCTAGCGACCATCAAAG TCTGTTCGTTGATGACCAGCCAGATAGCAGCACTTGTCAGTATCACCAGCCAATCAACAAACAGTGTTCTCCAGTCCATGACAAACACCATGACCCTGCCACATCTTTACGTCCCGAGGCCTTCCTGTAACTGCAAGGTCCTCGAGCCGAAAGGGTACAGCCTCAGCATGAGACCTAGGCAATCACAACTCGACCAGGCGTTATTGACATTAATAAAACAGCAACACTGGAGAAGCATAGTTTTGATATACGACGAATCTTACG aTTTTGACAGACTCCAGACGTTAATAATTGAGGGCACGAGTCATTCATGGGATATGCTAATACTGAGAGTATCTTCGAGAGAAGAATTGAACAGCAAAAAATTCCGGAAGAAGCTAAGGTCCATCGACGAAAGGAACTTCAGATACAACAACGTAGTGGTGTTGTGTTCCCCTGATACAACTGTTGAAGTTTTGTACCAG GCAAATGAAATGCACATGGTCGGGAACCAGTATCTCTGGGTGATCGCTAATGAG GAAATAAGTGATCGACATTTGGACAGCATCAATATCACCACTGGCATGATCACTGGCATCAGGAAGAGAATACCAACGGAAGGGTACCACTTAAACGGCTACCTGGCACATCTTCAGAAAACGCATCCTGGATACTCGCTCAGCTTTCTCTTTCCTACGTTACAAGACTTTCCG CTATCAGCGGCGTACAGCTACGATGCAGTTTGGGCTCTGGCAAGGACCTTTGACAACCTCATCAGAGAGAGGAACTGGACAGCCGCAACTCCATTAATCTGTCATAAGCCTACTCCATGGCTGGGTGGAAAGAACCTTCTAGGCTCCTTGCGTAGG AACAACATGTCAGGCCTCAATGGACCGGTGCACTTTAACGGCGAAGGATACAACGACAATGCCGAGATGGAGATTCTAAGTCTGACGACCAACGACGAAAATATCACTAAATTCTGGGCG ATCGGGACCTGGAACGTACAGGGAGGCTTGAATCTGACTGAGCCGGCGTTTACCAGGGAGATACACAGCTTTGAGAACACCACTCTCACTGTGGTTACTCTTACG GAGAAACCGTTCATATTCAAGGACATAGCTGAAGATGGGCCACCAGTCTTTAGGGGGTTCCTCATTGATGTACTCAACGAACTGAAGACGCAGTTAAAGTTCAG CTACACCATTTTCGAAACACCGGACCAAAAGTACGGAGCTAAAAAGGAAGATGGGGAGTGGAACGGAATGGTGGGGCAGCTCGTACAAAAG AGAGCACACATTGCCGTGTCAGCCCTTACCATAACATCAGAGAGAGAAGACGTAGTGGACTTCACCAAGCCGTACATGGATTACGGAGCAACGATTCTCCTCAGGAAGCCTGAACAG AAATACAACGTTTTCGCCTTCCTGGAGCCATTCAACTTCCAAGTGTGGGCGTGCATCCTTGGGTCCATCCTGATAGTAGGGTTTATCCTGTACATCCTGAACAGGATCAGCCCCTACAGCTCCTTCGGGACGGACGAGCCTGATGCTGACGCCTTTAACCTGTCCAATAGCGTGTGGTTTGCGTATGGGTCTCTAGTTCAACAAG GTGGTGAATCGAACCCCCGTGCATCGTCGGGCCGCATGTTGAGCGGCTTCTGGTGGTTCTTCACCCTCATCATGATCTCCACCTACACCGCCAACCTCGCGGCTTTCCTCACCGTCACACGGATGGACACTCCCGTCAGATCAGTCGATGATCTCGCCGCCCAGACATCCATGCCCTACGGGACCGTAGAAGACAGTAGTCTGTACACGTTCTTCAAGACTTCTAAGATAGGCGTGTACGAACGGATGTGGGACTTCATGAACAACTCCAACACATTCGTCAATACGGTCGAGGCTGGGTATGATAAGGTCTTATCGGAGGAGTATGCTTTCATTTGGGAAAACCCTTCCTTGGACTATCTGAAGCTGACTAACTGTGACTATACCACCATAGGAAGACCGTTCAATATGAAAGGTTATGGGATTGCGCTGCAAGAAGGCATGAGCTTAAGAGATCAGCTATCTATCAG CATCCTGAAGATGCAGGAGTCTGGAAAGATGGACGAGTTAAAGGGGAAGTGGTGGCCGTCAGAGAACGCAAACTGCCCTGCCGAGTCTTCCTCACAGAAGAGCAAGGCTAGTGAGTTGGGCCTGAACAGTGTAGCAGGGGTGTTCTATGTGCTAGCTCTGGGAGTCGGGATTTCCATCGTCATCGTCCTCATAGAGATCATCTGGTGGCTGCTGCGGGGGGAGGGGAAGCTGAAACGACCGAAGCCG AAGAATGACAAGATCGTCTTGGAAGAAGTCGAAAGAATTGAGATCAAACACATCCCGAACGACTCGACATCGAGCAACGGCAAAAGGAAGATATGGACTCACGTAGGCAATAGCGTGTAG
- the LOC118412607 gene encoding cell number regulator 11-like, producing MGEWTYGICGCFNNFGVCIISYFLPCVTAGRNAEKAGMGSCLYCGLMSTLGCIGWYVVAKTREETRGLRGIDGSLCGDLLMTLVCPFCVVVQTAQELELTEGPQSIARE from the exons ATGGGCGAGTGGACCTACGGAATTTGCGGCTGTTTCAACAACTTTGGAGTCTGcatcatttcatactttctGCCCTGCGTAACAGCCGGGAGAAATGCAGAAAAG GCGGGCATGGGATCATGCTTATACTGCGGCCTGATGTCCACCTTGGGCTGTATCGGCTGGTATGTGGTGGCGAAGACTAGAGAGGAGACTCGTGGGTTGCGGGGGATTGAC GGCTCTCTCTGTGGTGACCTACTGATGACCTTGGTCTGTCCCTTCTGCGTGGTCGTCCAGACGGCACag GAGTTGGAACTGACGGAGGGCCCACAGTCCATTGCGAGGGAGTAG
- the LOC118412467 gene encoding placenta-specific gene 8 protein-like, producing the protein MADFKHGLMGCFDNCGICIVGYFLPCVLAGQNAEKVGLGSCCMCGFLSLFGFPGLYIVARTREETRYIHSIEGTFLNDCILTFFCPFCVMVQTAQELDEGMGAQIIIRQ; encoded by the exons atggcggactttAAACATGGGCTAATGGGCTGTTTTGACAACTGTGGAATCTGCATCGTCGGGTACTTCCTCCCGTGTGTTCTGGCTGGACAGAACGCCGAGAAG GTTGGCCTTGGCAGCTGTTGCATGTGCGGGTTCCTGTCCCTGTTTGGATTTCCCGGTCTCTACATTGTAGCCAGGACAAGGGAAGAAACACGATATATACACTCTATAGAG GGAACATTCCTTAACGACTGTATCCTGACTTTCTTCTGTCCGTTCTGTGTGATGGTCCAGACTGCACAG gaGCTAGATGAGGGAATGGGGGCGCAGATCATCATTCGGCAGTAA